A single region of the Ciona intestinalis unplaced genomic scaffold, KH HT001059.1, whole genome shotgun sequence genome encodes:
- the zf(c2h2)-169 gene encoding zinc finger protein 436 isoform X2: MCACELQCVSEKEEALNLSINRCSKPKSGRHHCGWCEYSSVHKHCVVQHERTHTGEKPYRCTVCGRHFTLSGNLARHMRTHTGEKPYKCDFCDRRFTQDSDMRTHARTHTGERPFKCPICGKSFNQSGHRAAHIRTVHERCQPYQCVVCERKFGILSNLRQHMRTHTGERPFNCYSCDKKFAKAATLRLHEKTHPGSVSCSTNYTDSKR; encoded by the exons ATGTGCGCATGTGAGTTGCAGTGTGTGTCAG AGAAAGAAGAAGCGTTGAACTTGAGTATTAACCGATGTTCGAAACCTAAGAGCGGTCGACATCATTGTGGTTGGTGTGAATACTCCAGTGTTCATAAGCATTGTGTGGTACAACATGAACGCACCCACACTGGTGAGAAGCCATACCGATGTACAGTATGTGGAAGGCATTTCACACTTTCAGGAAACCTTGCCCGGCACATGCGAACCCACACCGGTGAGAAACCTTACAAATGTGATTTCTGTGACCGAAGGTTTACACAAGACAGTGACATGCGCACACATGCACGAACCCACACCGGGGAAAGACCATTCAAATGCCCGATCTGTGGCAAGAGCTTCAATCAATCTGGGCACAGAGCGGCGCATATACGTACTGTGCATGAACGTTGCCAGCCTTATCAATGCGTGGTTTGCGAAAGAAAGTTTGGTATATTATCCAACCTGCGTCAACATATGCGCACACATACGGGCGAAAGACCTTTCAACTGCTATAGCTGCGACAAAAAGTTCGCCAAAGCTGCCACACTTCGGCTGCACGAGAAAACGCACCCAGGATCCGTAAGCTGCTCCACAAATTACACAGATTCAAAGCGTTGA
- the zf(c2h2)-169 gene encoding endothelial zinc finger protein induced by tumor necrosis factor alpha isoform X1 yields MNYEHNPNEALDLSIRGRNSLIPRPNFSLLHNFNYPQLLQQPPEKEEALNLSINRCSKPKSGRHHCGWCEYSSVHKHCVVQHERTHTGEKPYRCTVCGRHFTLSGNLARHMRTHTGEKPYKCDFCDRRFTQDSDMRTHARTHTGERPFKCPICGKSFNQSGHRAAHIRTVHERCQPYQCVVCERKFGILSNLRQHMRTHTGERPFNCYSCDKKFAKAATLRLHEKTHPGSVSCSTNYTDSKR; encoded by the exons ATGAATTATGAACATAATCCGAACGAAGCGCTTGATTTATCGATACGTGGACGGAACTCTTTGATACCGAGACCAAACTTTTCACTTTTGCATAACTTTAACTATCCGCAATTATTGCAACAGCCACCAG AGAAAGAAGAAGCGTTGAACTTGAGTATTAACCGATGTTCGAAACCTAAGAGCGGTCGACATCATTGTGGTTGGTGTGAATACTCCAGTGTTCATAAGCATTGTGTGGTACAACATGAACGCACCCACACTGGTGAGAAGCCATACCGATGTACAGTATGTGGAAGGCATTTCACACTTTCAGGAAACCTTGCCCGGCACATGCGAACCCACACCGGTGAGAAACCTTACAAATGTGATTTCTGTGACCGAAGGTTTACACAAGACAGTGACATGCGCACACATGCACGAACCCACACCGGGGAAAGACCATTCAAATGCCCGATCTGTGGCAAGAGCTTCAATCAATCTGGGCACAGAGCGGCGCATATACGTACTGTGCATGAACGTTGCCAGCCTTATCAATGCGTGGTTTGCGAAAGAAAGTTTGGTATATTATCCAACCTGCGTCAACATATGCGCACACATACGGGCGAAAGACCTTTCAACTGCTATAGCTGCGACAAAAAGTTCGCCAAAGCTGCCACACTTCGGCTGCACGAGAAAACGCACCCAGGATCCGTAAGCTGCTCCACAAATTACACAGATTCAAAGCGTTGA